The Rhododendron vialii isolate Sample 1 chromosome 5a, ASM3025357v1 genome contains a region encoding:
- the LOC131326192 gene encoding uncharacterized protein LOC131326192 yields the protein MEPSLGNSDAYRVSSLSSSNSSRRYGMQLSASNFFHSPVTTLLEYSGILRTRSSHPESDSFLNRSPSFSFQDHVRNDPAVTTSNGGEVSIRIIGAGEQDHDRVGTVLPYSNAQNEVHVQPMGRTMSATSISAALEGHGDSRNDHGTEESVPQSLNGGGVDGGEAVDGGGASIRDSPYQRYDIQQAARWIEQVLPFSLLLLVVFIRQHLQGFFVTIWIAAVMFKSNEILRKQTALKGERKIYVLIGISFVFLNHVIGLYWWYRNDDLLYPLIMLPPKAIPPFWHAIFIIMVNDTLVRQAAMILKCILLMYFKNSRGRNYRKQGQLLTLVEYLLLLYRALLPAPVWYRFFLNKEYGSLFSSLMTGLYLTFKLTSVVEKVQSFFAALKALSRREIHYGAYATSEQVSAAGDLCAICQEKMHAPILLRCKHIFCEDCVSEWFERERTCPLCRALVKPADLRSFGDGSTSLFFQLF from the exons ATGGAACCGTCTCTTGGAAATTCGGATGCCTACAGGGTTTCCTCGTTGAGTAGCAGCAACTCCTCGAGAAGATACGGAATGCAATTATCTGCATCCAATTTTTTCCATTCCCCTGTGACTACGTTGTTGGAGTACTCGGGTATTCTTCGAACAAGGTCGAGTCACCCCGAATCCGATAGCTTTTTAAACAGAAGCCCCTCATTCAGCTTCCAGGATCACGTTCGGAACGATCCTGCTGTGACCACCAGCAACGGCGGGGAGGTTTCTATTAGGATTATTGGCGCTGGCGAACAAGACCATGATCGGGTTGGAACTGTTCTGCCTTATTCGAATGCACAGAATGAAGTACATGTCCAGCCTATGGGTAGAACGATGTCAGCCACATCGATTTCGGCAGCATTGGAGGGTCATGGAGATTCCAGGAATGATCACGGGACTGAAGAGAGTGTTCCGCAATCACTCAATGGAGGAGGTGTTGATGGTGGGGAGGCTGTGGATGGGGGTGGGGCCAGCATTAGGGATTCTCCTTATCAGAGATATGACATACAGCAGGCTGCCAGGTGGATTGAGCAGGTCCTTCCGTTCTCTTTGCTTCTCTTAGTCGTTTTCATTCGGCAGCACTTGCAAG GTTTTTTTGTTACAATTTGGATTGCTGCAGTGATGTTCAAGTCGAATGAAATTCTACGGAAGCAAACAGCTCTGAAG gggGAGAGGAAAATATATGTCCTCATTGGCATCTCTTTTGTGTTCTTGAACCATGTGATTGGTCTGTACTGGTGGTATCGGAATGATGATCTTCTATATCCATTGATCATGCTTCCTCCAAAAGCCATACCACCCTTTTGGCATGCTATCTTCATCATTATGGTGAATG ACACGTTGGTTCGTCAAGCAGCGATGATTCTCAAGTGTATCCTACTAATGTACTTCAAAAATAGCAGGGGCCGGAATTACCGTAAGCAG GGTCAACTGCTAACTTTGGTTGAGTATCTGCTTTTGTTGTACCGTGCCTTGCTCCCAGCTCCAGTCTGGTATCGTTTCTTCTTGAACAAAGAATATGGGAGCCTTTTTTCATCGTTAATGACTGGGCTGTACCTGACTTTCAAGCTCACATCTGTGGTTGAGAAG GTCCAATCCTTCTTTGCTGCTTTGAAGGCATTGTCTCGCAGAGAGATTCATTATGGTGCTTATGCGACGTCGGAGCAG GTCAGTGCTGCAGGTGATCTGTGTGCTATTTGCCAGGAAAAAATGCATGCCCCAATCTTACTACGTTGTAAACACATATTCTGTGAAGACTGCGTATCAGAATG GTTCGAGAGGGAAAGAACATGCCCGCTATGCAGGGCTTTGGTGAAACCTGCAGATCTTAGGTCATTTGGCGATGGATCAACTAGTCTGTTTTTCCAGTTATTCTAA
- the LOC131326193 gene encoding NADH-ubiquinone oxidoreductase chain 3, whose amino-acid sequence MPIFGDARSRFDIRFYLVSFLFIIFDLEVNFFFPWAVSPNKMDLFGFWSMMVFLLILTIGFLYEWKRGALDWELALSWGIRSIYIGFLQLFIILSFTIFRPFFRKHKR is encoded by the coding sequence ATGCCTATATTCGGAGATGCCAGAAGTCGCTTTGATATAAGATTTTATcttgtttcctttttatttattatcttTGATCTCGAAGtcaactttttctttccttgGGCAGTCTCCCCCAACAAGATGGATCTGTTTGGATTTTGGTCCATGATGGTCTTTTTATTGATCTTAACGATTGGATTTCTCTATGAATGGAAAAGGGGTGCTTTGGATTGGGAATTAGCCCTGTCTTGGGGAATAAGATCGATTTATATAGGATTTTTacaacttttcattattttaagTTTTACTATTTTTCGCCCTTTCTTTCGAAAGCATAAAAGATGA